The Nocardioides sp. S-1144 genome includes a region encoding these proteins:
- a CDS encoding acyl-CoA synthetase, producing the protein MYPGTWARTSPDKPALVMAGSGRTLTYAELDDRSLRLANRLRAAGLRPGDVVALLSDNTPETYEVYWAALRSGLYITAVNHNLSPDEASYIVRDCDARALVVSAAKADLVARLDVDVEERLAYGGPVEGYGDYEAALAGAGDDPLPAQPHGDDLLYSSGTTGRPKGIKLPLPDYAVDEPGYKYVAIFGGLYGFDESTVYLSPAPVYHAAPLRFGGVVHALGGTLVMMEKFDAEGFLAAVQEHRVTHTQMVPTMFVRLLKLPDDVRGSYDVSSLRCVVHAAAPCPVEVKHRMIEWLGPIVNEYYASTEANGGTMINSEQWLAHPGSVGVPLIGRPRVCGEDGAELAAGQVGTLYFEREEFEGAPFEYHKDPERTASTQHPHHPNWTTVGDLGYLDDDGFLYLTDRKAFMIISGGVNIYPQEIEDLFSLHPAVTDIGVFGVPDEEMGERVVAFVQPAVPGTPELAAELTAYARERMAHFKVPREIHFRAELPRTPTGKMVKGRLKDEYAAGARR; encoded by the coding sequence ATGTACCCCGGAACCTGGGCCCGGACCAGCCCCGACAAGCCCGCCCTCGTGATGGCCGGCTCCGGCCGCACCCTCACCTACGCCGAGCTCGACGACCGCAGCCTGAGGCTCGCCAACCGCCTCCGGGCGGCCGGCCTGCGCCCCGGTGACGTCGTGGCCCTGCTCAGCGACAACACCCCCGAGACCTACGAGGTCTACTGGGCGGCGCTGCGCTCGGGCCTCTACATCACCGCGGTCAACCACAACCTGAGCCCGGACGAGGCGTCCTACATCGTGCGCGACTGCGACGCCCGGGCGCTGGTCGTCTCCGCGGCCAAGGCCGACCTCGTGGCCCGGCTCGACGTCGACGTCGAGGAGCGCCTCGCCTACGGCGGCCCGGTCGAGGGGTACGGCGACTACGAGGCCGCCCTCGCGGGCGCCGGCGACGACCCGCTCCCCGCGCAGCCGCACGGCGACGACCTCCTCTACTCCTCCGGCACGACCGGCCGGCCCAAGGGCATCAAGCTGCCGCTGCCCGACTACGCCGTCGACGAGCCCGGCTACAAGTACGTCGCGATCTTCGGCGGGCTCTACGGCTTCGACGAGTCGACGGTGTACCTGTCGCCGGCACCGGTCTACCACGCCGCGCCGCTGCGCTTCGGGGGCGTCGTCCACGCCCTCGGCGGCACGCTGGTGATGATGGAGAAGTTCGACGCGGAGGGGTTCCTCGCCGCCGTCCAGGAGCACCGGGTGACCCACACCCAGATGGTGCCGACGATGTTCGTGCGGCTGCTCAAGCTGCCCGACGACGTGCGCGGGTCCTACGACGTCTCCTCGCTGCGGTGCGTGGTGCACGCGGCCGCGCCGTGCCCGGTCGAGGTCAAGCACCGGATGATCGAGTGGCTCGGTCCGATCGTGAACGAGTACTACGCCTCCACCGAGGCCAACGGCGGCACCATGATCAACAGCGAGCAGTGGCTGGCCCACCCCGGCTCGGTCGGCGTGCCCCTCATCGGCCGGCCCCGCGTCTGCGGCGAGGACGGCGCCGAGCTGGCCGCGGGGCAGGTCGGCACCCTGTACTTCGAGCGCGAGGAGTTCGAGGGCGCGCCGTTCGAGTACCACAAGGACCCCGAGAGGACGGCGTCCACCCAGCACCCGCACCACCCGAACTGGACCACCGTCGGCGACCTCGGCTACCTCGACGACGACGGCTTCCTCTACCTCACCGACCGCAAGGCGTTCATGATCATCAGCGGCGGGGTGAACATCTACCCGCAGGAGATCGAGGACCTCTTCAGCCTGCACCCCGCGGTCACCGACATCGGCGTCTTCGGCGTCCCCGACGAGGAGATGGGGGAGCGGGTGGTGGCGTTCGTGCAGCCCGCCGTGCCGGGCACGCCCGAGCTCGCGGCCGAGCTGACCGCCTACGCCCGGGAGCGGATGGCGCACTTCAAGGTGCCGCGCGAGATCCACTTCCGCGCCGAGCTGCCGCGCACGCCCACCGGCAAGATGGTCAAGGGCAGGCTCAAGGACGAGTACGCCGCGGGCGCCCGGCGCTAG
- a CDS encoding class I SAM-dependent methyltransferase — MSEEYLRLNRASWDERAPAHAVSPDYALQRFRDDPAHLSDVVRFDLPRLGSVEGLRGVHLQCHLGTDTISLARLGAEMTGLDFSGPALEQARRLAAEAGADVDFVESDVYAAADVLPAGGFDLVFTGIGALCWIPSVARWADVVARLLRPGGRLFLREGHPMLWALGDPRPDGLVTVEHPYVERAGATVWDEPGTYVETDTTFEHHVTHEWNHGLGQVVTAVLDAGLVVTSLEEHDSAPWDALPGYTEPAAEPGELRLRDRPWRVPFTYTLQAVRPAPPG; from the coding sequence GTGAGCGAGGAGTACCTCCGGCTCAACCGGGCCAGCTGGGACGAGCGCGCGCCCGCGCACGCCGTCTCCCCCGACTACGCGCTCCAGCGCTTCCGCGACGACCCCGCGCACCTGTCGGACGTCGTCCGCTTCGACCTGCCGCGGCTGGGCAGCGTCGAGGGGCTGCGCGGCGTCCACCTGCAGTGCCACCTGGGCACCGACACGATCTCCCTGGCCCGCCTCGGCGCCGAGATGACGGGTCTCGACTTCAGCGGCCCCGCCCTCGAGCAGGCGCGCCGGCTGGCGGCCGAGGCCGGCGCGGACGTCGACTTCGTCGAGTCCGACGTGTACGCCGCCGCCGACGTCCTGCCCGCGGGTGGGTTCGACCTGGTCTTCACCGGCATCGGTGCGCTGTGCTGGATCCCGTCGGTGGCGCGCTGGGCCGACGTCGTCGCCCGGCTGCTGCGCCCGGGCGGGCGGCTCTTCCTCCGGGAGGGCCACCCGATGCTGTGGGCGCTCGGCGACCCTCGGCCCGACGGGCTCGTCACCGTCGAGCACCCCTACGTCGAGCGCGCCGGGGCGACGGTGTGGGACGAGCCGGGCACCTACGTGGAGACCGACACCACCTTCGAGCACCACGTCACCCACGAGTGGAACCACGGCCTCGGCCAGGTCGTCACCGCGGTGCTCGACGCGGGCCTGGTCGTGACGTCGCTCGAGGAGCACGACAGCGCGCCGTGGGACGCGCTGCCGGGCTACACCGAGCCGGCCGCCGAGCCCGGGGAGCTCCGGCTGCGCGACCGGCCGTGGCGGGTGCCGTTCACCTACACCCTGCAGGCCGTCAGGCCGGCCCCACCCGGCTAG
- a CDS encoding AMP-dependent synthetase/ligase — MSVDAAVLTTRARIAEAVGERTLADVLAATVAEHADAPAFSDRHRGAEDAGHEGDDEGGWRTLSWRQTRELGLDVAAGLLTLGVATGDRVAIMATNRIEHVVADIGVVHAAATPMSIYNTLSVEQVAFIAGQSRPSVAILEDADHLARWQRAIDEAGDALTVVLVDPAARTDDRHLTWDDLVARGRAHRAQHPDAVAARTAELSPDAPATILYTSGTTGNPKGVVLSHRNVMHEAVSTLEDAQLDGPQRSVSYLPLAHIAERTLGIYIPQFLGSHTHAIGDPAELLTALGEVHPTLFFGVPRVWEKIKTGISAKLAAEPDPAGRAMVEQSMAAGLAWVEAQQVGATMTPEIERAHAKADAAILGFLRLVLGLDQVQWAASAAAPMPLEVARFMAGLGLKVYDVYGMTETCGAVTANGPAGFRLGTVGRATPGMEVRIAEDGEVLVRGPVTTSGYHEDPEQTAALIDADGWVHTGDIGTLDDDGFLAIVDRKKELIITSSGKNIAPSNIENLLKESPIIGHAMVVGDARPYVVAVLTLDGEIAPIVAASMGIEVTDLAELARHPQVLALAQAAVDAANARLSRPEQVKAFELLPAEWTAESEELTPTLKLKRRVVNAKYADVLDRLYG, encoded by the coding sequence ATGAGCGTCGACGCCGCCGTCCTGACCACCCGCGCCCGGATCGCGGAGGCGGTCGGCGAGCGCACGCTCGCCGACGTGCTCGCGGCCACCGTGGCCGAGCACGCCGACGCGCCGGCGTTCTCGGACCGGCACCGCGGGGCCGAGGACGCCGGCCACGAGGGCGACGACGAGGGCGGCTGGCGGACGCTCAGCTGGCGCCAGACCCGCGAGCTCGGCCTCGACGTCGCGGCCGGGCTGCTCACGCTCGGCGTCGCGACCGGCGACCGGGTCGCGATCATGGCCACCAACCGCATCGAGCACGTCGTCGCCGACATCGGCGTCGTGCACGCGGCGGCGACGCCGATGTCGATCTACAACACGCTGTCGGTCGAGCAGGTCGCCTTCATCGCCGGCCAGTCGAGGCCGTCGGTCGCGATCCTCGAGGACGCCGACCACCTCGCCCGTTGGCAGCGCGCGATCGACGAGGCCGGCGACGCGCTGACCGTCGTCCTCGTCGACCCGGCCGCGCGCACCGACGACCGGCACCTCACCTGGGACGACCTCGTCGCGCGCGGCCGCGCCCACCGCGCCCAGCACCCGGACGCCGTCGCCGCGCGCACCGCCGAGCTGTCCCCCGACGCGCCGGCGACCATCCTGTACACCTCCGGCACCACGGGGAACCCGAAGGGCGTCGTGCTGTCGCACCGCAACGTCATGCACGAGGCGGTCAGCACGCTCGAGGACGCCCAGCTCGACGGACCGCAGCGCTCGGTGAGCTACCTGCCGCTGGCCCACATCGCCGAGCGCACGCTGGGGATCTACATCCCGCAGTTCCTGGGCAGCCACACCCACGCCATCGGCGACCCCGCCGAGCTGCTCACGGCCCTCGGGGAGGTGCACCCGACGCTGTTCTTCGGCGTCCCCCGCGTGTGGGAGAAGATCAAGACCGGCATCTCCGCCAAGCTCGCCGCCGAGCCCGACCCGGCGGGTCGCGCGATGGTCGAGCAGTCGATGGCGGCCGGCCTCGCCTGGGTCGAGGCGCAGCAGGTCGGCGCCACGATGACGCCCGAGATCGAGCGGGCCCACGCCAAGGCGGACGCCGCGATCCTCGGGTTCCTGCGCCTCGTGCTCGGTCTCGACCAGGTGCAGTGGGCGGCCTCCGCCGCCGCGCCGATGCCGCTCGAGGTCGCCCGGTTCATGGCCGGCCTGGGCCTGAAAGTCTACGACGTCTACGGGATGACCGAGACCTGCGGCGCGGTCACCGCCAACGGTCCCGCCGGCTTCCGGCTCGGCACGGTCGGCCGCGCCACGCCGGGCATGGAGGTGCGGATCGCCGAGGACGGCGAGGTGCTGGTGCGCGGGCCGGTGACGACGTCGGGCTACCACGAGGACCCCGAGCAGACCGCGGCGCTGATCGACGCCGACGGCTGGGTGCACACCGGCGACATCGGCACCCTCGACGACGACGGGTTCCTGGCGATCGTCGACCGCAAGAAGGAGCTCATCATCACCTCGTCGGGCAAGAACATCGCGCCCTCCAACATCGAGAACCTCCTCAAGGAGTCCCCGATCATCGGCCACGCGATGGTCGTCGGCGACGCCCGTCCCTACGTCGTCGCGGTGCTCACCCTCGACGGCGAGATCGCGCCGATCGTCGCGGCGTCGATGGGCATCGAGGTCACCGACCTCGCCGAGCTGGCCCGCCACCCGCAGGTCCTCGCGCTGGCGCAGGCCGCCGTCGACGCCGCCAACGCGCGGCTCTCCCGCCCCGAGCAGGTCAAGGCCTTCGAGCTGCTGCCGGCCGAGTGGACCGCGGAGTCCGAGGAGCTCACCCCGACCCTCAAGCTCAAGCGCCGCGTGGTCAACGCCAAGTACGCCGACGTCCTCGACCGGCTCTACGGCTGA